A single region of the Sorghum bicolor cultivar BTx623 chromosome 7, Sorghum_bicolor_NCBIv3, whole genome shotgun sequence genome encodes:
- the LOC8068579 gene encoding probable calcium-binding protein CML7, producing the protein MGGKDLTEDQIASMREAFSLFDTDGDGKIAPSELGVLMRSLGGNPTQAQLRDIAAQEKLTAPFDFPRFLELMRAHLKPEPFDRPLRDAFRVLDKDGSGTVSVADLRHVLTSIGEKLEAHEFDEWIREVDVAPDGTIRYDDFIRRIVAK; encoded by the coding sequence atggGCGGCAAGGACCTGACGGAGGACCAGATCGCCTCGATGCGGGAGGCGTTCTCGCTGTTCGACACGGACGGGGACGGCAAGATCGCGCCGTCGGAGCTGGGCGTCCTGATGCGCTCCCTGGGCGGGAACCCCACGCAGGCGCAGCTCCGTGACATCGCGGCGCAGGAGAAGCTCACGGCGCCCTTCGACTTCCCGCGCTTCCTCGAGCTCATGCGCGCCCACCTCAAGCCCGAGCCCTTCGACCGCCCGCTCCGCGACGCCTTCCGCGTCCTCGACAAGGACGGCTCCGGCACCGTCTCAGTCGCCGACCTCCGCCACGTCCTCACCTCCATCGGCGAGAAGCTCGAGGCGCACGAGTTCGACGAGTGGATCCGCGAGGTCGACGTCGCCCCCGACGGCACCATCCGCTACGACGACTTCATCCGCCGCATCGTCGCCAAATGA
- the LOC8069520 gene encoding LRR receptor kinase BAK1: protein MASRSSLLPLLLLCTAAAAAASSSTPSRNAELDALMELKAALDPSGRALASWARGGDPCGRGDYFEGVTCDARGRVATISLQGKGLSGTVPPAVAMLPALTGLYLHYNNLGGEIPRELGGLPDLAELYLGVNNLSGAIPVELGRLGSLQVLQLGYNQLSGSIPTQLGELNKLTVLALQSNQLTGAIPASLGDLPALTRLDLSSNQLFGSIPAKLAEIPHLATLDLRNNTLSGSVPSGLKKLNEGFLYENNSELCGAQFGSLKACPNDGNDDGKMPRKPESTSVKPQQIQKTIDLNRNCDNGVCTKPSSLSTGAVIAGTVIIVAGAAACGLSVFSWHRRQKQKVGSSVEHLEGRPSLDQSKETYQRSASSLINVEYSSGWDTSSEGSQHGVRLSSEGSPSVRFNLEEVECATQYFSDMNLLGKSNFAATYKGIMRDGSVVAVKSINKSSCKSEEADFLKGLRMLTSLRHENLVGLRGFCRSRARGECFLVYEFMANGSLSRYLDVKEGDVDAAVLDWPTRVSIIKGIAKGIEYLHSSKANKPSLVHQSISADKVLIDHLYTARLSGAGLHKLLADDVVFSTLKDSAAMGYLAPEYTTTGRFTDKSDVYAFGVVVLQVLSGRRAVSPHLRQGCCGGGAAVAAESSSGGGRLDDLVDPRLCGRFSRPEAAKLAGVALLCTADAPTQRPAMAAVLQQLGCTGQ from the exons ATGGCGTCCAGGAGCTCCCTCCTCCCGCTCCTGCTCCTCtgcaccgccgccgcggccgccgcatCCTCCTCCACGCCCTCCCGCAATGCCGAGCTGGACGCGCTGATGGAGCTGAAGGCGGCGCTGGACCCGTCGGGGCGCGCGCTGGCCTCGTGGGCGCGCGGCGGCGACCCCTGCGGCCGCGGGGACTACTTCGAGGGCGTGACCTGCGACGCCCGCGGCAGGGTCGCCACCATCTCGCTCCAGGGGAAGGGGCTCTCCGGCACCGTCCCGCCCGCCGTCGCCATGCTCCCGGCTCTCACCGGCCTCTACCTGCACTACAACAACCTGGGCGGGGAGATACCGCGCGAGCTCGGCGGCCTTCCTGACCTCGCCGagctctacctcggcgtcaacAACCTCTCCGGCGCCATCCCCGTCGAGCTTGGCCGACTCGGTAGCCTCCAAG TACTGCAGCTCGGCTACAACCAGCTCTCAGGGAGCATTCCAACTCAGctgggtgaactaaataagctCACTGTTCTTGCCCTTCAGTCCAACCAGCTCACTGGCGCGATTCCGGCATCCCTCGGGGACTTGCCGGCACTGACACGGCTAGACTTGAGCTCCAATCAACTCTTCGGCTCAATCCCCGCCAAGCTTGCAGAGATCCCTCATCTTGCAACGCTAGACCTCCGGAACAACACGCTTTCAGGAAGTGTTCCCTCTG GTCTGAAGAAGTTGAATGAGGGGTTTCTGTATGAGAACAATTCAGAGCTATGTGGAGCTCAGTTCGGTTCTCTGAAAGCTTGTCCTAACGATGGCAATGATGATGGAAAAATGCCTCGTAAACCTGAATCAACCTCTGTCAAGCCCCAACAAATTCAAAAGACAATCGACCTCAACAGGAATTGCGACAACGGGGTTTGCACAAAACCTTCGTCGCTTTCTACAGGGGCTGTTATTGCTGGAACAGTCATCATTGTAGCTGGAGCAGCAGCCTGTGGCTTGTCTGTGTTCTCATGGCACCGTCGCCAGAAGCAGAAGGTTGGCAGTTCTGTTGAGCATTTGGAAGGCCGGCCTAGCCTGGACCAGTCAAAGGAAACATATCAGAGAAGTGCGTCATCACTGATCAATGTTGAGTACTCCAGTGGCTGGGACACTTCATCCGAGGGGTCACAGCATGGAGTGAGGCTGTCATCAGAGGGATCCCCAAGCGTGAGGTTCAACCTCGAAGAAGTGGAGTGCGCAACGCAGTACTTCTCGGACATGAACTTGCTCGGCAAGAGCAATTTCGCTGCGACATATAAGGGGATCATGCGGGACGGCTCGGTTGTTGCAGTCAAGAGCATCAACAAGAGCAGCTGCAAGTCAGAGGAGGCCGACTTCCTGAAAGGCCTCCGTATGCTGACATCGCTGCGGCATGAGAACCTTGTCGGCCTGAGGGGCTTCTGCCGGTCCCGGGCAAGGGGGGAATGCTTCCTCGTCTATGAGTTCATGGCGAACGGGAGCCTTTCTCGGTATCTTGATGTCAAGGAAGGCGATGTGGATGCCGCTGTTCTCGACTGGCCTACACGGGTCTCCATCATCAAAGGCATTGCCAAGG GCATCGAGTACCTCCACAGCAGCAAGGCAAACAAGCCGTCGCTCGTGCACCAGAGCATCTCAGCAGACAAGGTCCTGATCGACCACCTCTATACGGCACGCCTCTCGGGGGCCGGCCTGCACAAGCTGCTGGCCGACGACGTGGTGTTCTCGACGCTCAAGGACAGCGCGGCGATGGGGTACCTGGCCCCGGAGTACACGACGACGGGGCGGTTCACGGACAAGAGCGACGTGTACGCGTTCGGCGTGGTGGTGCTGCAGGTGCTATCCGGGCGGCGCGCCGTGTCGCCGCACCTCCGGCAgggctgctgcggcggcggcgcggcagtGGCGGCGGAGTCGTCGTCCGGCGGCGGGCGGCTGGACGACCTCGTGGACCCGCGCCTGTGCGGGCGGTTCTCGCGACCCGAGGCAGCCAAGCTCGCCGGCGTCGCGCTTCTGTGCACCGCCGACGCGCCCACGCAGCgccccgccatggccgccgtgCTGCAGCAGCTCGGTTGCACCGGCCAGTGA
- the LOC8066107 gene encoding cation/H(+) antiporter 15, producing MSREAPPAPHLGGDVTVNKSRFCFPPNSVATSAGVFAGEDPLKFYFPLLLYHVCAVFALSRGVHHLLSRINVPLVISQIVAGALLGPSLLGRVLPHASELFATPEGWVQLNTVGAYAFVLQIFVIGVKTDLGMIVKSGKKAVAIAFFGTVGPHLAMYAAAVAIGARVPAPWKANMMLTNLNVWWSLSAFIVVCTTLGDLNLLSSKLGRLAMSAALIGDFANTISIAGITSYLLASSPSEKVQKIGFLSLVTSVIFIGFLVFVARPTILRLIRDVPEGGLLCEARLVAVLLTTIVCSFAGEVIGLHATYGPFMLGLMLPGGAPLGVTLGERLDRLVAGVLMPLLFAQGGLRLDVFKIADASICLLLEFFLVVGVAAKQVSCMLPCLYCGMPLREAFVLGLMMNFKGITEVAYGSAFVNSKVFDEQVYAAFMLNVLLLGAATSSVVKHMYHPEEKYVAYHRRTVEHRKLGDELRVLACVHSQADVSPMLALLDAASPSPASPVAVYLLHLAPLVGLTSSVLRAFKHGDRNCVPSGGTDSERIVNAFQYFVQQRAVGSASLLPYVCIAPYATMHDDVCNVALEKRAMLIVVPFHQRLAIDGSVENTTASGGSVQAANVNVLNYSPCSVAILVDRGSLSVVNAGAATDGFPHRVALYFLGGPDDREALALATYMAEDAPIGLTVFRFLPPPEWRKGGDPEEDRLDEEALQEYVSRWADDNRVTYSENLVCGSDEMVGIIRKSSPASDLLIVGRRANGPKSPLTVGISDWSEHLELGVLGDLLTSTDFGCQVSTLVVQQQTRAAAGEISQSPEKNAEKPPESDGHV from the exons ATGTCCCGTGAGGCGCCGCCTGCCCCGCACCTGGGCGGGGATGTCACCGTCAACAAGAGCCGCTTCTGCTTCCCGCCCAACTCCGTCGCCACCTCCGCCGGCGTCTTCGCCGGCGAGGACCCGCTCAAGTTCTACTTCCCGCTCCTCCTCTACCATGTCTGCGCCGTCTTCGCGCTCTCCCGCGGCGTCCACCACTTGCTCAGCCGCATCAACGTGCCCCTCGTCATCTCCCAGATCGTG GCCGGCGCGCTGCTCGGTCCGTCGCTCCTCGGCCGTGTGCTCCCGCACGCCAGCGAGCTGTTCGCCACGCCGGAGGGGTGGGTGCAGCTCAACACGGTGGGCGCGTACGCCTTCGTGCTGCAGATCTTCGTCATCGGCGTGAAGACGGACCTGGGCATGATCGTCAAGTCCGGGAAGAAAGCCGTGGCCATCGCCTTCTTCGGCACCGTGGGGCCGCACCTGGCCATGTACGCCGCCGCCGTGGCGATCGGGGCGCGGGTGCCGGCGCCGTGGAAGGCCAACATGATGCTCACCAACCTCAACGTGTGGTGGTCGCTCTCGGCCTTCATCGTCGTCTGCACCACGCTGGGCGACCTCAACctgctctcctccaagctggGCCGCCTCGCCATGTCCGCGGCGCTCATCGGCGACTTCGCCAACACCATCTCCATCGCCGGCATCACGTCCTACCTCCTCGCGTCCAGCCCGTCGGAGAAAGTCCAGAAGATCGGCTTCCTGTCGCTCGTCacctccgtcatcttcatcggcttcctCGTCTTCGTGGCGCGCCCGACCATCCTGCGCCTCATCCGCGACGTCCCCGAGGGCGGCCTCCTCTGCGAGGCGCGCCTCGTCGCCGTGCTACTCACCACCATCGTCTGCAGCTTCGCCGGCGAGGTCATAGGCCTGCACGCCACCTACGGCCCCTTCATGCTAGGCCTCATGCTCCCCGGCGGCGCCCCGCTCGGCGTCACCCTCGGGGAGCGCCTCGACCGCCTCGTCGCCGGGGTGCTCATGCCGCTGCTGTTCGCGCAGGGCGGCCTGAGGCTGGACGTCTTCAAGATCGCCGACGCCTCCATCTGCCTCCTCCTCGAGTtcttcctcgtcgtcggcgtcgCCGCCAAGCAGGTGTCGTGCATGCTCCCCTGCCTCTACTGCGGGATGCCGCTCCGGGAGGCCTTCGTCCTGGGCCTCATGATGAACTTCAAGGGCATCACCGAGGTCGCCTACGGCTCGGCGTTCGTCAACTCCAAGGTCTTCGACGAGCAGGTGTACGCCGCGTTCATGCTCAACGTGCTGCTGCTGGGCGCCGCCACCTCGTCGGTGGTCAAGCACATGTACCACCCGGAGGAGAAGTACGTGGCGTACCACCGCCGCACGGTGGAGCACAGGAAGCTTGGCGACGAGCTGCGGGTGCTGGCGTGCGTGCACTCGCAGGCGGACGTGTCGCCCATGCTGGCGCTGCTGGACGCCGCCAGCCCGTCGCCGGCGTCGCCCGTCGCCGTCTACCTCCTCCACCTCGCGCCGCTCGTGGGGCTCACCAGCTCCGTGCTCCGCGCCTTCAAGCACGGCGACCGCAACTGCGTGCCGTCGGGCGGCACCGACTCGGAGCGCATCGTCAACGCCTTCCAGTACTTCGTGCAGCAGCGGGCCGTGGGGTCCGCGTCGCTGCTCCCCTACGTCTGCATCGCGCCCTACGCCACCATGCACGACGACGTCTGCAACGTCGCGCTCGAGAAGCGCGCCATGCTCATCGTCGTGCCGTTCCACCAGCGCCTCGCCATCGACGGCTCCGTCGAGAACACCACGGCCAGCGGCGGATCCGTGCAGGCCGCCAACGTCAACGTGCTCAACTACTCCCCTTGCTCCGTCGCCATCCTCGTCGACCGGGGAAGCCTCTCCGTCGTCAACGCCGGCGCCGCCACCGACGGCTTCCCTCACCGCGTCGCGCTCTACTTCCTCGGCGGGCCGGATGACCGGGAGGCACTCGCGCTCGCAACCTACATGGCCGAGGACGCGCCCATCGGCCTCACCGTGTTCCGCTTCCTGCCGCCGCCGGAGTGGCGAAAGGGCGGCGACCCCGAGGAGGACAGGCTCGACGAGGAGGCGCTGCAGGAGTACGTCAGCCGGTGGGCCGACGACAACCGCGTCACCTACAGCGAGAACCTGGTCTGCGGCTCCGACGAGATGGTGGGCATCATCCGCAAGTCCAGCCCGGCGTCGGACCTGCTGATCGTCGGCCGGCGGGCCAACGGCCCCAAGTCACCGCTCACGGTCGGCATCTCGGACTGGAGCGAGCACCTGGAGCTCGGCGTCCTCGGGGACCTGCTCACGTCCACAGACTTTGGATGCCAGGTGTCAACGTTGGTGGTGCAGCAGCAGACCAGGGCAGCCGCCGGCGAAATCAGCCAGTCGCCGGAGAAGAACGCGGAGAAGCCACCTGAATCTGATGGCCACGTTTGA
- the LOC8066108 gene encoding uncharacterized protein LOC8066108 isoform X1: MQGGRGGRQGLFGDPFAGFGGFGQPGSLMPGFFGGANPFDDPFFTNPFGSMMQPSFSTPFSGMMQPSFMNPFGSMMQPSLLGPSMFAPHGNLNGGMFGSQTHLSQGMSNASGFIQQAPEPSRPKGPIIKELSSDDEDDADDDKEDEKKNGNFRKHPRESKEPYVEDPDEEVEDNKRPKHGQFGREFSRASTSRPQPQTFMFQSSTVTYGGPNGACYTSSTTRRTGADGTTLEESKEANTTTGKATHRISRGIGTKGHSLTRNLNSDGHVNTLQTLHNLNEDELAGFEESWQRNARENMPGWDPRMNMLGNGNVHSNFRDVNQMPALPAPDPSRGMNSSWNFQNGSSMGRAPRT, from the exons ATGCAAGGGGGAAGAGGTGGGAGGCAGGGCTTGTTCGGGGACCCTTTTGCTGGTTTCGGCGGCTTTGGACAGCCAGGGAGCCTTATGCCTGGTTTCTTTGGTGGCGCAAATCCCTTTGACGACCCTTTCTTCACCAACCCCTTTGGTAGCATGATGCAACCTAGTTTCTCAACCCCTTTCAGCGGCATGATGCAACCTAGCTTCATGAACCCCTTTGGTAGCATGATGCAACCTAGCTTGCTTGGACCGAGTATGTTTGCGCCCCATGGCAATCTCAATGGAGGCATGTTTGGAAGCCAGACACATCTCAGTCAAGGCATGAGCAATGCCAGTGGTTTCATTCAGCAGGCCCCTGAACCAAGCAGGCCTAAAGGGCCAATTATCAAGGAGTTGTCTTCAGATGACGAGGATGATGCAGACGATGATAAAGAAGATGAGAAGAAGAATGGTAACTTTAGGAAGCATCCAAGGGAAAGCAAAGAGCCGTATGTGGAGGACCCAGATGAAGAAGTAGAAG ATAATAAAAGACCTAAGCATGGACAATTTGGGAGGGAGTTCAGCAGAGCTAGCACATCACGTCCACAGCCTCAGACATTTATGTTTCAGAGTTCAACTGTTACATATGGTGGTCCAAATGGAGCCTGTTATACATCTTCAACGACTAGGAGGACTGGTGCAGATGGA ACTACACTGGAAGAAAGTAAGGAGGCTAACACAACTACTGGTAAAGCAACTCACAGGATTTCACGTGGCATTGGCACTAAG GGTCACTCACTAACAAGAAATCTTAATTCTGATGGACATGTGAACACCCTTCAAACTTTACACAACTTGAATGAAG ATGAGCTTGCTGGGTTTGAGGAATCGTGGCAAAGAAATGCCAGGGAGAATATGCCTGGCTGGGATCCTAGGATGAACATGCTTGGCAACG GAAATGTTCACTCTAACTTCCGAGATGTGAATCAAATGCCTGCACTTCCAGCTCCTGATCCATCCCGTGGCATGAATTCTTCATGGAACTTTCAGAATGGCTCTTCCATGGGTCGTGCGCCCCGCACATGA
- the LOC8066108 gene encoding uncharacterized protein LOC8066108 isoform X2, with translation MQGGRGGRQGLFGDPFAGFGGFGQPGSLMPGFFGGANPFDDPFFTNPFGSMMQPSFSTPFSGMMQPSFMNPFGSMMQPSLLGPSMFAPHGNLNGGMFGSQTHLSQGMSNASGFIQQAPEPSRPKGPIIKELSSDDEDDADDDKEDEKKNGNFRKHPRESKEPYVEDPDEEVEDNKRPKHGQFGREFSRASTSRPQPQTFMFQSSTVTYGGPNGACYTSSTTRRTGADGTTLEESKEANTTTGKATHRISRGIGTKGHSLTRNLNSDGHVNTLQTLHNLNEDELAGFEESWQRNARENMPGWDPRMNMLGNGI, from the exons ATGCAAGGGGGAAGAGGTGGGAGGCAGGGCTTGTTCGGGGACCCTTTTGCTGGTTTCGGCGGCTTTGGACAGCCAGGGAGCCTTATGCCTGGTTTCTTTGGTGGCGCAAATCCCTTTGACGACCCTTTCTTCACCAACCCCTTTGGTAGCATGATGCAACCTAGTTTCTCAACCCCTTTCAGCGGCATGATGCAACCTAGCTTCATGAACCCCTTTGGTAGCATGATGCAACCTAGCTTGCTTGGACCGAGTATGTTTGCGCCCCATGGCAATCTCAATGGAGGCATGTTTGGAAGCCAGACACATCTCAGTCAAGGCATGAGCAATGCCAGTGGTTTCATTCAGCAGGCCCCTGAACCAAGCAGGCCTAAAGGGCCAATTATCAAGGAGTTGTCTTCAGATGACGAGGATGATGCAGACGATGATAAAGAAGATGAGAAGAAGAATGGTAACTTTAGGAAGCATCCAAGGGAAAGCAAAGAGCCGTATGTGGAGGACCCAGATGAAGAAGTAGAAG ATAATAAAAGACCTAAGCATGGACAATTTGGGAGGGAGTTCAGCAGAGCTAGCACATCACGTCCACAGCCTCAGACATTTATGTTTCAGAGTTCAACTGTTACATATGGTGGTCCAAATGGAGCCTGTTATACATCTTCAACGACTAGGAGGACTGGTGCAGATGGA ACTACACTGGAAGAAAGTAAGGAGGCTAACACAACTACTGGTAAAGCAACTCACAGGATTTCACGTGGCATTGGCACTAAG GGTCACTCACTAACAAGAAATCTTAATTCTGATGGACATGTGAACACCCTTCAAACTTTACACAACTTGAATGAAG ATGAGCTTGCTGGGTTTGAGGAATCGTGGCAAAGAAATGCCAGGGAGAATATGCCTGGCTGGGATCCTAGGATGAACATGCTTGGCAACG GTATTTAG
- the LOC8074015 gene encoding expansin-A19: MSTVSTYISSSCSQPFPSKMGKRFLHQLLAVVLALFLSPARSGDWLPATATFYGGADGSDTMGGACGYSDLYEQGYGINNAALSTALFNDGASCGQCYVIICDSSKTRWCKPGNNWVVVSATNFCPPNWDLPAVGDLPAGGWCAPPRPHFDMSQPAWENIGIYSAGVINVLYQRVKCWKSGGVRFTMAGFNGFYMVLVTNVAGSGSIQSMAVKGNSTDWIPMYRNWGANWHCLSGGLVGQGLSFALVSTGGQNLVFKDVVPAWWQFGQTYTTYQNFDY; encoded by the exons ATGTCTACTGTCTCTACATATATATCTAGTAGCTGCAGCCAGCCGTTTCCGAGCAAGATGGGGAAACGCTTCCTCCACCAGCTGCTCGCCGTCGTCCTTGCACTCTTTCTCTCGCCGGCGAGATCGGGCGACTGGCTTCCGGCCACCGCCACGTTCTACGGTGGCGCTGACGGCTCCGACACAATGG GTGGCGCGTGTGGGTACAGCGACCTGTACGAGCAGGGCTACGGCATCAACAACGCAGCGCTGAGCACGGCGCTCTTCAACGACGGCGCGTCGTGCGGGCAGTGCTACGTCATCATCTGCGACAGCAGCAAGACCCGGTGGTGCAAGCCCGGCAACAACTGGGTCGTCGTCTCCGCTACCAACTTCTGCCCGCCCAACTGGGACCTCCCCGCCGTCGGAGACCTCCCCGCCGGCGGCTGGTGCGCCCCGCCGCGGCCCCACTTCGACATGTCCCAGCCCGCCTGGGAGAACATCGGCATCTACAGCGCCGGCGTCATCAACGTCCTCTACCAGCGAGTCAAGTGCTGGAAGAGCGGCGGCGTGCGCTTCACCATGGCCGGCTTCAACGGCTTCTACATGGTGCTCGTCACCAACGTCGCCGGCAGCGGCTCCATCCAGAGCATGGCGGTGAAGGGCAACAGCACGGATTGGATCCCCATGTACAGGAACTGGGGCGCCAACTGGCACTGCCTCTCCGGCGGGCTCGTCGGACAGGGCCTCAGCTTCGCGCTCGTCTCCACCGGCGGCCAGAACCTCGTCTTCAAGGACGTCGTGCCGGCGTGGTGGCAGTTCGGACAAACATACACCACCTACCAGAATTTCGACTACTAA